In Botrytis cinerea B05.10 chromosome 3, complete sequence, the genomic stretch ttgaGCGGAATTAGGATACCAAGGCTGGATGTTGTAGTCTTGAATGCAGGGATAGGAGGATGGTCAGGAATCGATTGGCCAAAGGCTATATGGACTGTCATAACAGATATGACGGAAGCTGTAACATGGCCAACTTACAAGCTTGCAGAAATTGGAGTTATCACCAAACCTCAACTATCCTCTGCCTCTTCAAAACAAGCCAAACCCTCCGACGATGAAGCTGCGCAACCTTTACTCGACGGTGAATCTCCGGAAGAACCACCTCTTGGAGCAACATTCTGTTCTAACGTTTTCGGACATTACGTTCTCGCACACGAGCTGATGCCTTTACTATCGCGAACTGCTTCTCCTTCGGCCACTACCAGCGGAAGAATAATATGGGTGTCTAGTATCGAGGCACAGGCACAacattttgatgaagatgatttacAAGGTTTGGAAAGTCGCACGCCATACGAAAGCTCCAAACGTCTTACAGATGTTCTCGTCCTTTCAAGAAAATTACGAGCAGCAGGCCAAGCCTCCTCTTCATGGTTCGATTGTTCTGACGTTCGCGTGGAGAACTCTAAATCGGAGGAAGAACCAGCAGCAAAATTGATAAGACCGAAAATGTACGTGGTTCAACCTGGAATTTTTGTTTCGGAGATCATGCCCTTGAATTTTGTGTTGGTATTTATCTACAGATTGATCTTCTACCTTGtaagatggatgggaagCCAATGGCATACCATCAAGCCTTACACTGCTGCTGTAGCACCAGTCTGGGTAGCATTATCTCCCGACGATGTTCTAGATAACATGGACGGGGCAGCTTCGAAATGGGGATCAGCTACAGATGCTAGTGGGAAAGAACGCGTTATACGAACCGAAGTTCCTGGTTGGGGATGGGAAGGCAAAACTCCAAAGACAATTGATactggagagagaagaaaggggaGGCAAAGAAATGCGGAACCATTGACGAGGGAAGCGAGAGAGGATTTTGAGGTCTTGGGTGTTAAGTGTTGgacggagatggagaatttGAGGAAAGAATGGGAGGGACTTTTGAAGGTTAAAAAATGAGCGTCTTGAGAATTATTACAGTTTCATGGGAGAGATTGATAGAGGCGATATATAGTTGGCCGTACATCATAcacaatataatagatataaataataaagaatttccTGTTCAAACTCTTTTGCTTGTATTCCTAACTTTGCTTTTTGTAACAGCGAAAGATAGATTAGAgataagatat encodes the following:
- the Bcerg27 gene encoding Bcerg27, with the translated sequence MGLPPWETSESQTFALITGANSGLGFAIASRLIDEFLTSSDTPPTKHLILILCTRTPLKTRFTISRLRAHLRKLADYSEFATSHRAKAKSQGNVYRWQDTVARVHFLGVEVDLCDLKSVYALTDRLVNGTVGSPDATTMDGLRLPDGSPGTATYSADVKQDRWALSQKEGSEGELRSWGWGLSGIRIPRLDVVVLNAGIGGWSGIDWPKAIWTVITDMTEAVTWPTYKLAEIGVITKPQLSSASSKQAKPSDDEAAQPLLDGESPEEPPLGATFCSNVFGHYVLAHELMPLLSRTASPSATTSGRIIWVSSIEAQAQHFDEDDLQGLESRTPYESSKRLTDVLVLSRKLRAAGQASSSWFDCSDVRVENSKSEEEPAAKLIRPKMYVVQPGIFVSEIMPLNFVLVFIYRLIFYLVRWMGSQWHTIKPYTAAVAPVWVALSPDDVLDNMDGAASKWGSATDASGKERVIRTEVPGWGWEGKTPKTIDTGERRKGRQRNAEPLTREAREDFEVLGVKCWTEMENLRKEWEGLLKVKK